The following proteins are co-located in the Schistocerca nitens isolate TAMUIC-IGC-003100 chromosome 2, iqSchNite1.1, whole genome shotgun sequence genome:
- the LOC126237266 gene encoding transcription initiation factor TFIID subunit 3-like, with amino-acid sequence MANVFARKCLRIVVAALCQTIGWRKIKPTSMEVLIDLLEHYIKSLGKGAHEYAEQRGSTVPVLEDLALALSDAGVTIPPLEEYIHEVGQVPWPENSGTTSSGAVPVFPVQVPSRRNGVEQHLQFFDSWAESEDECCSHLVPPTQHTDSNVGIYPSEVSVDVTGGSCKAEDISRSTDSIPQASQASVVAMTECGILSASRDGRQPSARRPTTPPRYSPSPDRQRALSGFHTKKEKKKIKGKENTGVSKTKIKTVLGMGKVRPPPECSSGQSIDSAFTSRFCDKTQPFNSQKYINSKGNPLNSMTSKDILQHSHHVDKKSLTLASSKERNPKPLQLPGAKHISTDNKLALKHNMQTVPGATSYKDSPDFGPDTTVNNLLPQCKKLGDKPKSEPLESSQWSSVPIKKEPMDVNPVTSDQTSSTLNSNNLMPQKSQIKTEITINNKEGKSSLDDGSLTCTPKESVKPLLLTDPQTVKTVDKSEPINHQRNSPKCVVGNSAETQSSVDPIENKQPKITKFTDTAVTPSSTYKSNSLATIVDMNINERNKPVSKERTSHLPVPADKLREKQDKKTETATPSKKLLNSSAKSSTKEACTSNKGNLSSKKVKHAGSFTKLPQKTGSQWDATLDNLFAPDIVQKKKKCDIVKDKDHKSNTTKGTDLIRAQKVPPVTNEVQKLHSDKGISQPPVVSKVVGNDTTKPNKTSRVMTPVNMDIKGKEKECVSSKTTSSATTEESLSKHSHKRVKEEISSSTNMPTWRVRAALIYSSSSDSEIDVVKPAKALFGTPSAVRITETPKTPRTPDVPTGISVHSRCKKVISDAQEVQLGLDLGTPPPARPPTPGKATPPVVEISREKHKHKKKKKKHEKKHSPKKEKVQFDGDKVHSKSDLVAAEGLMQLTSLSGDKRSGGLSHKETVSGAKRKHKHSALTEHSKKRHGLSASLPVAASSPVVIPSVSQQPSLPKVQVPVNGLPVTISDDGPVGFYFDESGNRVWVCPSCGGQDDGSPMIRCDDCYAWYHWACVGIDSAPDENVDWFCSYCFSKNDRQMKKHKSSSVHRKKSHSKSSKK; translated from the coding sequence ATGGCAAATGTGTTCGCAAGAAAATGTCTACGAATTGTTGTTGCTGCACTCTGCCAGACGATTGGTTGGAGGAAGATAAAACCAACATCTATGGAAGTACTGATTGATCTTCTAGAACATTATATCAAAAGCCTTGGTAAGGGAGCTCACGAGTATGCTGAACAACGTGGTTCAACAGTTCCAGTTCTTGAAGATCTTGCTCTTGCTCTTAGTGATGCAGGAGTTACTATCCCCCCTCTAGAGGAGTATATTCATGAAGTTGGCCAAGTTCCGTGGCCTGAGAACAGTGGCACTACCTCTTCTGGTGCAGTTCCAGTCTTCCCAGTGCAAGTGCCTTCCCGCCGTAATGGAGTGGAACAGCATCTTCAGTTCTTCGACAGTTGGGCTGAATCAGAAGATGAATGCTGTAGCCATCTGGTACCACCCACACAGCATACAGATTCAAATGTTGGTATATATCCATCTGAAGTTTCAGTTGATGTCACAGGAGGATCTTGTAAGGCTGAGGATATATCCAGATCAACAGACAGTATACCTCAAGCATCACAAGCCTCAGTGGTGGCGATGACAGAATGTGGTATCCTCTCAGCATCACGTGATGGTAGACAGCCATCTGCTCGCAGGCCAACTACACCACCTCGATATTCGCCTTCTCCTGACAGACAGCGTGCTTTGAGTGGCTTCCAtacaaagaaggaaaagaaaaaaattaaagggAAGGAGAACACAGGAGTTagtaaaacaaaaatcaaaactgttttagggATGGGTAAGGTAAGACCTCCACCTGAATGTTCCTCTGGACAAAGCATTGACTCAGCTTTTACTTCAAGATTTTGTGACAAAACACAGCCATTCAAttcacaaaaatacattaattCTAAGGGGAATCCATTGAATTCTATGACTTCAAAGGATATTCTGCAACATTCTCATCATGTGGATAAAAAATCCTTAACCCTTGCATCATCAAAAGAGAGAAATCCTAAGCCATTACAATTACCTGGTGCAAAGCATATTTCAACGGACAATAAATTGGCATTGAAGCACAATATGCAAACTGTGCCTGGTGCTACATCTTATAAAGATAGTCCTGATTTTGGACCAGACACAACTGTTAATAATCTACTACCTCAGTGTAAAAAATTAGGGGATAAACCAAAGTCTGAACCACTTGAGAGTTCGCAGTGGAGCAGTGTTCCTATTAAAAAAGAACCCATGGATGTAAACCCTGTAACAAGTGATCAAACTTCATCTACTCTTAATTCAAATAATTTAATGCCACAAAAGTCACAAATTAAGACTGAAATTACAATTAATAATAAGGAAGGAAAGAGCTCATTAGATGATGGAAGTCTCACATGCACTCCAAAAGAAAGTGTTAAACCTTTGTTATTGACAGATCCCCAAACAGTAAAGACTGTAGATAAGTCTGAGCCTATCAATCACCAAAGGAACAGTCCAAAGTGTGTAGTTGGTAATTCTGCTGAAACTCAGTCAAGTGTTGATCCTATTGAGAATAAGCAACCAAAAATTACTAAGTTCACAGATACTGCTGTTACACCATCTTCGACATATAAAAGCAATAGCTTAGCTACAATTGTGGATATGAATATCAACGAGAGAAATAAACCTGTATCGAAGGAAAGAACTTCCCATCTTCCTGTGCCAGCTGATAAATTAAGAGAAAAGCAAGATAAAAAGACTGAAACTGCAACACCGTCAAAAAAGCTGCTTAATTCCtctgcaaaatcgtccacaaaagaAGCATGCACAAGCAATAAAGGGAACCTTTCGAGTAAAAAAGTGAAACATGCTGGATCATTTACTAAACTCCCCCAGAAAACAGGCAGCCAATGGGATGCTACTTTAGATAATCTATTTGCTCCAGACATTGTCCAAAAGAAGAAAAAGTGTGACATTGTCAAGGACAAAGATCATAAATCAAACACTACCAAGGGAACAGATCTCATACGTGCACAGAAGGTGCCTCCAGTTACAAATGAAGTACAGAAGCTGCACAGTGATAAAGGAATCTCCCAGCCCCCAGTTGTGAGTAAAGTTGTGGGAAATGATACAACAAAACCCAACAAAACAAGTAGGGTAATGACACCTGTGAATATGGACATTAAAGGAAAGGAAAAAGAGTGTGTTTCAAGTAAGACAACATCTTCTGCTACAACAGAAGAGTCATTGTCAAAGCACTCCCATAAAAGGGTGAAAGAAGAAATATCTAGTTCAACTAATATGCCCACTTGGCGTGTAAGGGCAGCTCTCATTTATAGCAGTAGCAGTGACTCGGAAATTGATGTGGTGAAACCAGCTAAAGCTTTATTTGGAACACCATCAGCTGTAAGAATCACAGAAACACCGAAAACACCACGTACTCCAGATGTTCCTACAGGAATCTCTGTACATTCTAGATGTAAAAAAGTTATAAGTGATGCCCAAGAGGTACAGCTTGGCTTAGATTTAGGCACTCCCCCACCTGCAAGACCACCAACACCGGGTAAAGCGACACCTCCTGTTGTTGAAATAAGCAGAGAGAAGCacaaacataagaaaaagaaaaagaagcatgaAAAGAAACATAGCCCAAAGAAAGAAAAGGTACAGTTTGATGGAGATAAGGTTCACTCAAAAAGTGATCTAGTGGCTGCAGAAGGTCTGATGCAGTTGACATCACTCTCAGGTGATAAACGGTCTGGTGGTCTGTCCCACAAAGAAACTGTTTCTGGTGCGAAGAGAAAACACAAACATTCAGCACTGACAGAACACTCCAAAAAGCGCCATGGGTTGTCAGCATCATTACCTGTGGCAGCGTCTTCACCTGTTGTTATTCCTTCTGTCTCGCAACAACCCTCGCTTCCCAAAGTTCAAGTACCAGTGAATGGTCTTCCTGTAACTATTTCAGATGATGGTCCTGTTGGATTCTATTTTGATGAATCTGGCAACCGTGTTTGGGTGTGCCCTTCATGTGGTGGACAAGATGATGGTAGCCCAATGATACGCTGCGATGACTGCTATGCATGGTACCACTGGGCATGTGTAGGAATTGACTCTGCACCAGATGAAAATGTTGATTGGTTTTGCTCATACTGCTTTTCCAAAAATGATAGGCAGATGAAGAAACATAAAAGTTCTTCAGTCCACCGTAAAAAATCTCATAGCAAATCTTCGAAAAAATGA